One region of Primulina tabacum isolate GXHZ01 chromosome 1, ASM2559414v2, whole genome shotgun sequence genomic DNA includes:
- the LOC142546979 gene encoding putative CCR4-associated factor 1 homolog 6, whose product MSLLPKSDSIQIRDVWADNLDEELALIRDIVDDYPYIAMDTEFPGIVLRPVGNFKNSGDYHYQTLKDNVDLLKLIQLGLTFSDENGNLPTCGSDKYCIWQFNFREFNPNEDVFANDSIELLRQSGIDFAKNNEKGIDAKLFGELLMSSGIVLNDNVYWVTFHSGYDFGYLLKLLTCQSLPDTQSGFFTLINVYFPVLYDVKHLMKFCNSLHGGLNKLAELLEVDRVGVCHQAGSDSLLTSCTFKKLKENFFIGSMEKYSGVLYGLGVENG is encoded by the coding sequence ATGTCGCTTTTGCCCAAAAGCGATTCGATTCAAATCAGGGACGTTTGGGCCGATAATTTGGATGAAGAATTGGCATTGATTCGTGATATTGTCGATGATTATCCTTATATCGCCATGGACACCGAGTTCCCGGGAATTGTTCTTCGTCCCGTGGGAAACTTCAAGAACTCGGGTGACTACCACTACCAGACATTGAAAGACAATGTTGACCTGTTGAAGCTAATCCAGCTAGGACTAACATTTTCGGACGAAAACGGAAATCTGCCCACTTGTGGTAGTGACAAGTATTGCATTTGGCAATTCAATTTCCGCGAATTCAATCCAAACGAGGATGTCTTTGCAAATGATTCAATCGAGCTGTTGCGACAAAGTGGTATTGACTTCGCGAAGAATAATGAAAAGGGCATTGATGCCAAGCTTTTTGGGGAGCTTTTAATGTCATCTGGTATCGTTTTGAATGACAACGTGTACTGGGTGACGTTTCATAGTGGGTATGATTTTGGGTACTTGCTCAAGCTCTTGACATGTCAGAGCTTGCCTGATACGCAGTCTGGATTCTTTACCTTGATCAATGTGTACTTTCCAGTGCTTTACGATGTCAAACATTTGATGAAATTTTGTAACAGTTTGCACGGTGGGTTGAATAAGTTGGCGGAGTTGTTGGAAGTGGACAGAGTTGGGGTCTGTCATCAGGCAGGTTCTGATAGCTTGCTTACTTCTTGtacattcaagaagttgaaag